From Kogia breviceps isolate mKogBre1 chromosome 2, mKogBre1 haplotype 1, whole genome shotgun sequence, one genomic window encodes:
- the HMX3 gene encoding homeobox protein HMX3, protein MPEPGPDAPGTAGAQAPPPPPPPPAPKESPFSIKNLLNGDHHRPPPKPQPPPRTLFAPASAAAAAAAAAAAAAKGALEGAAGFALSQVGDLAFPRFEIPAQRFALPAHYLERSPAWWYPYTLTPAGGHLPRPEASEKALLRDSSPASGTDRDSPEPLLKADPDHKELDSKSPDEIILEESDSEEGKKEGEAAPGAAGASVGAAAATPGAEDWKKGAESPEKKPACRKKKTRTVFSRSQVFQLESTFDMKRYLSSSERAGLAASLHLTETQVKIWFQNRRNKWKRQLAAELEAANLSHAAAQRIVRVPILYHENSAAEGAAAAAAGAPVPVSQPLLTFPHPVYYSHPVVSSVPLLRPV, encoded by the exons ATGCCGGAGCCCGGGCCGGACGCCCCCGGCACCGCTGGCGCGcaggccccgccgccgccgcccccgcctccCGCGCCCAAGGAGTCCCCATTCTCCATCAAGAACCTGCTCAACGGAGACCACCACCGGCCGCCCCCTAAGCCGCAGCCGCCCCCACGGACGCTCTTCGCTCCGgcctcggccgccgccgccgctgccgccgccgctgccgctgcGGCCAAGGGGGCCCTGGAGGGCGCCGCGGGCTTCGCGCTCTCGCAGGTGGGCGACCTGGCTTTCCCCCGCTTTGAGATCCCGGCGCAGAGGTTTGCCCTGCCCGCGCACTACCTGGAGCGCTCCCCGGCCTGGTGGTACCCCTACACCCTGACCCCCGCCGGCGGCCACCTCCCACGACCTGAAG cCTCGGAGAAGGCCCTGCTACGAGACTCCTCCCCCGCCTCGGGCACCGACCGCGACTCCCCGGAGCCGCTGCTTAAAGCCGACCCGGACCACAAGGAGCTGGACTCCAAGAGCCCGGACGAGATCATTCTGGAGGAGAGCGACTCGGAGGAAGGCAAGAAGGAGGGCGAGGCGGCGCCGGGCGCGGCCGGGGCGAGCGTGGGAGCGGCGGCGGCGACGCCGGGCGCCGAGGACTGGAAGAAGGGCGCAGAGAGCCCGGAgaagaagcccgcgtgccgcaagaAGAAGACGCGCACGGTCTTCTCGCGCAGCCAGGTCTTCCAGCTCGAGTCCACTTTCGACATGAAGCGCTACCTGAGCAGCTCGGAGCGCGCCGGCCTGGCCGCGTCGCTGCACCTCACCGAGACGCAGGTCAAGATCTGGTTCCAGAACCGCCGCAACAAGTGGAAGCGGCAGCTGGCAGCCGAGCTGGAGGCGGCCAACCTGAGCCACGCCGCGGCGCAGCGCATCGTACGGGTGCCCATCCTCTATCACGAGAACTCTGCGGCCGAGGGCGCGGCGGCCGCGGCCGCGGGGGCCCCGGTGCCCGTCAGCCAGCCGCTGCTCACCTTCCCGCACCCCGTGTATTACTCTCACCCGGTGGTCTCGTCCGTGCCGCTGCTCCGGCCCGTCTGA